CTAAACAATTTGGAGCACGGTATTCTTAGAAAGTATTTTAATGAACCTCGCATTCATTTTGCAGTTAACTGTGCTTCAATTTCCTGTCCAAAACTTAGGAATGAGGCCTACGAGGGTAAAAAGTTAAACGCACAACTTAGCGATCAAACTAAGAGTTTTTTAGCAGATACCTCTAAAAACAAATTTTTGAGCGCAGAAAAAGCGGAGTTATCTAAATTGTTTAAATGGTTTACCGGTGATTTTACCAAAAACGAAAGTCTTATTTCATTTATAAATCGTTATGCTCCCAAAAAGCTTAATAAGGATGCCGATATCGATTATTTAGAGTACAATTGGTCTTTAAACGAGTAGGTTGTGGATTATGTAATTATTGGGAATGGTATTGCCGGAATAACCACCGCACGACATATCCGTAAGCGAGATAGTGAAGCGAATATCACGGTAATTTCTAAGGAAAGTAAATATTTCTTTTCGCGCACTGCACTCATGTACATATACATGGGCCACATGAGATTTGAACATACCAAACCCTATGAAGATTTTTTCTGGGAAAAGAATAATATCAACCTTATCCAAGCTGAGGTTACAAACATTGATTTTTCTACTCAGGAATTAACTTTAAAAGGTCATTCCAATGTTTATTACGATTATTTGGTTTTGGCAACGGGTAGTAAGCCCAATAAATTTGGTTGGCCTGGCCAGGATTTAGAAGGAGTTGGAACCTTGTATAGTCTCCAGGATTTAGAATATCTCGAGCAAATAAGTGCAGGTGTTTCCAAAGCTGTTGTGGTGGGTGGCGGTTTAATAGGTGTTGAGCTTGTTGAAATGCTCCGGAGTAGAGATATCGAGGTATACTTTGTTATTAGAGAGGGACATTTTTGGGGTTCTGTGTTGTCAGCGGAGGAAAGCGAAATGCTAAACAGCCATTTTAAAAATGATCACCATGTACATTTAAAGTTCAACTCCAATTTGGAGGAAATTATTCCCGACGACCAAGGGAAAGTAAAGTCCATTCGAATAAAGGAAACAGGAGAGCAAATAGATTGTGAATTTGTTGGTCTAACGGCAGGGGTGTCTCCAAATGTTGATTTTTTAAGGGAAACCGAACTAGAAATTGATAAAGGAATATTGGTGGATGAATTCCTTAAAACAAATATTAATAATGTATATGCAGTGGGAGATTGTGTTCAATTGAAAAATCCACCCCAGGGTCGTAGAGCAACTGAAGCGGTATGGTATGTTGGAAGAATGATGGGGGAGACTTTGGCAAAAACTCTTTGCGGCCTACCTACCAAATACAGCCCAGGTCCATGGTTTAACTCGGCAAAGTTTATGGATATTGAGTATCAAACCTATGGTTTAATATCCGCAAACCCACAGGAGGGAGAAAGTTACTTTTATTGGCAGCATCCTACCGAATATATCGCTTTGCGCATAGCCTTTGAGACCGATACCAAAAAATTGTTGGGAGTTAATAGCTTTGGCTTTAGATTAAGGCACGAAATGCTGGATGCTTGGCTAAGAGAAAAGGTGAGTGTAGAAGAATTTTTAGCCCAGCTCAAAAATGCCAATTTCGACCCTGAATTTTACGATCATTTTGAGGAGGATATAGTAAGTGCATTTAACCTACAGTTTGGCACAAACATCAAAACAAAGAAAAAAAGTTGGTTGCAAATTTTTCAAACAGGTAACTCATGAAAAGATTAAAGCATATATCATCCTTGCTAATTTTTCTAGGCCTGTTTTGGTTTAATGCCTTGTTATTTACCGGTCCCTTTGTTGTGGATGCCGAAATTTTAGACAAGCACCTTTCCGAACAACAAAAAGAAAATCTTGGAGACATTTTGGCTGAGGATGTTGTTGGTATGGAGTTTACAACTTCAGTTCAATTAGGTAATGCTATCACCGATATATATAAAAAGCGTAATGAGGCGCTAAAAAAGGCAGAATTATGGGATAAAGTAATGTACCAAGACCCTCAATCTTTCGCTTTTCCAATTGTAAAGGATGCTTCTCAAAGCCATGCAAAAAGCTACCCTGCTATGGCTTTTTTGTTAAGTATAGGGTTAATGATAATTGGTGGCTTGGGATACATCGTGCCTAATATTAAACTGCTGGGATACAAGGGGATAAAGAATAATCATATCTATCACCAAGGCCTTACCTCAGGGAAAGTATCAGGTATTATTCTGGGGAGTTATTTAATCTTGTTTTATATCCTATTGTACTGGTTTCCAGCCTACATTGTCAATTGGGTTTTACTGGTTGATCCCTTCAGCCTTGCGATTAGTGGAAACCCAGCTTCGCAATGGTTTTTGTATGGTTTTATGTATTGTTTGGTAATGGCTGTAATGGGGGTAAGGATGGCCATTAAATACCGACATAATAAATATCAATTGATTCGCACCGGCTCAGTGGTTTTCTTTCAAATAAGCTTTGCTTTTTTAATCCCAGAAATATTGGTTCGGTTCAATAAGCCCTAT
The window above is part of the Luteibaculum oceani genome. Proteins encoded here:
- a CDS encoding 4Fe-4S binding protein, which codes for MKRLKHISSLLIFLGLFWFNALLFTGPFVVDAEILDKHLSEQQKENLGDILAEDVVGMEFTTSVQLGNAITDIYKKRNEALKKAELWDKVMYQDPQSFAFPIVKDASQSHAKSYPAMAFLLSIGLMIIGGLGYIVPNIKLLGYKGIKNNHIYHQGLTSGKVSGIILGSYLILFYILLYWFPAYIVNWVLLVDPFSLAISGNPASQWFLYGFMYCLVMAVMGVRMAIKYRHNKYQLIRTGSVVFFQISFAFLIPEILVRFNKPYMDFKNIWPLDYDFFFGWNLDQLVAEGTLGLFMLIWGIALVVVAVPVFTYFYGKRWYCSWVCGCGGLAETAGDPFRQLSDKSLKAWKIERYSIHGVLVFAIIMTGLTLYTYFSGSSTVLGLNTYDVQKSYGFLIGSAFAGVVGTGFYPMMGNRVWCRFGCPLAAYLGLVQRFKSRFRITTNGGQCISCGNCSTYCEMGIDVRWYAQRGQNIVRSSCVGCGVCSAVCPRGVLKLENGPEKGRVNNNPIIIGNDKTVTLDLKENL
- a CDS encoding NAD(P)/FAD-dependent oxidoreductase, giving the protein MDYVIIGNGIAGITTARHIRKRDSEANITVISKESKYFFSRTALMYIYMGHMRFEHTKPYEDFFWEKNNINLIQAEVTNIDFSTQELTLKGHSNVYYDYLVLATGSKPNKFGWPGQDLEGVGTLYSLQDLEYLEQISAGVSKAVVVGGGLIGVELVEMLRSRDIEVYFVIREGHFWGSVLSAEESEMLNSHFKNDHHVHLKFNSNLEEIIPDDQGKVKSIRIKETGEQIDCEFVGLTAGVSPNVDFLRETELEIDKGILVDEFLKTNINNVYAVGDCVQLKNPPQGRRATEAVWYVGRMMGETLAKTLCGLPTKYSPGPWFNSAKFMDIEYQTYGLISANPQEGESYFYWQHPTEYIALRIAFETDTKKLLGVNSFGFRLRHEMLDAWLREKVSVEEFLAQLKNANFDPEFYDHFEEDIVSAFNLQFGTNIKTKKKSWLQIFQTGNS